A window of Fictibacillus halophilus contains these coding sequences:
- a CDS encoding copper amine oxidase: MKMKKALLAVPLSVSLLIPTFTVANAHGHESHSKGHMSAEVSNPAIDLRASLDTLLSEHAFLAVVAMQKGIDGKEDFEAAAGQLNQNTEALSKAVGSVYGEEAGNQFKEIWSSHIGYFVDYVTATAENNEEGRKQALAELDKYRVTQADFLDKATEGRLKAKDLEEGLKVHIDQLIWAFESYRTGDYDKAYDNISEAMHHMFMTGKGLSWAITDQFPDKFENKSVDTPAADLRADLNSVFSAHAALAALTMQKGIDGAKDFEAAAAELNENTDDITAAVESVYGAEGAAQFKEIWSSHIGYFVDYVTATAEKNEEGKKQAIAELDEYRMEQAKFLDTATEGRLKAADLEEGLKVHIDQLLAAFNSYTGKDYPAAYKNISEAYAHMFGVGQSLSGAIVDQFPDKFAGQKPSDMPKTGMGGMSQSTNDAILWSLFGLILASATTAMILRKKATNNS; the protein is encoded by the coding sequence ATGAAAATGAAAAAAGCACTTTTAGCAGTACCGTTAAGTGTTTCACTATTAATACCAACATTCACAGTGGCCAATGCACATGGTCATGAAAGTCACAGCAAAGGCCATATGTCTGCCGAAGTTTCAAATCCAGCCATTGATCTTCGTGCTTCATTGGATACTCTACTTTCAGAGCATGCATTCCTAGCTGTAGTAGCTATGCAAAAAGGAATTGACGGAAAAGAAGACTTTGAAGCAGCAGCAGGGCAGCTGAACCAAAATACAGAAGCTCTATCAAAAGCGGTAGGATCTGTTTATGGAGAAGAAGCTGGAAATCAATTTAAAGAAATCTGGAGCAGCCACATCGGCTATTTCGTAGATTATGTAACAGCAACAGCTGAAAACAACGAGGAAGGAAGAAAGCAAGCATTAGCGGAATTGGATAAGTACCGTGTAACGCAAGCGGATTTCCTTGATAAGGCAACTGAAGGCCGATTAAAAGCGAAAGATCTAGAAGAAGGGTTGAAAGTTCACATCGACCAACTGATCTGGGCATTTGAAAGCTACCGAACAGGGGACTACGACAAAGCGTATGACAACATTTCAGAAGCAATGCACCATATGTTCATGACAGGTAAAGGTCTTTCATGGGCAATCACGGATCAGTTCCCTGACAAGTTTGAAAACAAATCAGTCGATACACCTGCAGCAGATCTTCGTGCTGATTTAAACAGTGTGTTCTCTGCACATGCAGCATTGGCGGCATTAACGATGCAAAAAGGAATTGACGGCGCTAAAGACTTTGAAGCAGCGGCAGCTGAATTGAACGAAAACACAGATGATATCACAGCAGCTGTAGAATCCGTATATGGTGCGGAGGGTGCAGCGCAATTTAAAGAAATCTGGAGCAGCCACATCGGTTACTTCGTTGACTATGTAACAGCAACAGCAGAAAAGAATGAAGAAGGGAAAAAGCAAGCCATTGCTGAACTCGATGAGTACCGTATGGAACAAGCTAAATTCCTAGACACAGCAACAGAAGGACGTCTAAAAGCAGCTGACTTAGAAGAAGGCTTAAAAGTACACATCGATCAGTTACTAGCAGCATTCAACAGCTATACAGGCAAAGATTATCCAGCTGCTTACAAGAACATCTCTGAAGCTTATGCTCACATGTTCGGAGTAGGACAATCCCTATCTGGTGCGATCGTTGATCAATTCCCAGATAAGTTTGCTGGACAAAAGCCATCTGATATGCCGAAAACAGGTATGGGCGGAATGAGCCAATCAACAAACGATGCTATTCTTTGGAGCTTGTTCGGATTGATCTTAGCTTCCGCAACAACAGCAATGATTCTTCGCAAAAAAGCGACGAACAATTCTTAA
- the glyA gene encoding serine hydroxymethyltransferase, which translates to MNHLKTADQEVYQSIMDELHRQRTKIELIASENFVSQAVMEAQGSVLTNKYAEGYPSKRYYGGCEHVDVVENLARDRAKEIFGAEHANVQPHSGAQANMAVYFTILEQGDTVLGMNLSHGGHLTHGSAVNFSGIQYNFVEYGVDAEKNVIDYEDVRQKALEHRPKLIVAGASAYPRAIDFAKFREIADEVEAYLMVDMAHIAGLVAAGLHQNPVPYADFVTTTTHKTLRGPRGGMILCKEEFAKKIDKSIFPGIQGGPLMHVIAAKAVSFGEVLTDEFKSYAEQIVKNAKRLAESLKKEGITLVSDGTDNHLILINVSELALTGKVAEKALDDIGITVNKNTIPFDKESPFVTSGIRIGTAAVTSRGFVEEDMDEIASIMASVLKNIEDESMLKDAETRVEKLAGKYKLYE; encoded by the coding sequence TTGAACCATTTGAAAACAGCTGATCAAGAAGTTTACCAATCCATCATGGATGAATTGCACCGCCAGCGTACGAAAATTGAATTGATTGCTTCTGAAAACTTTGTAAGTCAAGCCGTAATGGAAGCGCAAGGCTCTGTACTTACGAATAAGTATGCAGAAGGCTACCCGTCCAAACGCTATTATGGCGGATGTGAACACGTGGATGTTGTTGAAAATCTAGCAAGAGATCGTGCGAAGGAAATCTTCGGTGCCGAACACGCTAACGTTCAACCTCACTCAGGTGCACAAGCAAACATGGCTGTATACTTTACGATCCTCGAGCAAGGCGACACTGTTCTTGGTATGAACCTTTCTCATGGCGGTCACTTAACACATGGAAGTGCCGTTAACTTTTCTGGCATTCAATATAACTTTGTGGAATATGGCGTAGATGCAGAGAAGAATGTTATCGATTATGAAGATGTTCGTCAAAAAGCATTAGAGCACCGTCCGAAGCTGATCGTAGCTGGAGCGAGCGCGTATCCTCGTGCGATTGATTTTGCAAAGTTCCGCGAGATCGCCGATGAAGTTGAAGCCTACCTAATGGTGGATATGGCCCACATCGCAGGACTTGTTGCAGCTGGCCTTCACCAAAATCCAGTTCCTTATGCAGATTTTGTAACAACGACTACACATAAAACCCTTCGTGGCCCTCGTGGCGGTATGATTCTTTGTAAAGAAGAGTTCGCGAAAAAAATTGATAAATCAATCTTCCCAGGCATCCAAGGTGGACCTTTGATGCATGTTATCGCAGCAAAAGCAGTATCGTTCGGTGAAGTATTAACAGATGAGTTCAAGAGCTACGCAGAGCAGATCGTGAAAAACGCGAAGCGCTTAGCGGAGTCTTTGAAAAAAGAAGGCATCACACTTGTTTCTGATGGTACGGACAATCACTTGATCCTGATCAATGTGAGTGAGCTTGCATTAACAGGAAAAGTGGCTGAAAAAGCATTAGATGATATCGGAATCACAGTAAACAAGAACACGATTCCGTTTGATAAAGAAAGCCCGTTCGTAACGAGCGGTATCCGTATCGGAACAGCTGCGGTAACTTCACGTGGTTTTGTTGAAGAAGATATGGACGAGATCGCTTCTATTATGGCGTCAGTGTTAAAAAACATCGAGGATGAATCGATGCTGAAGGATGCTGAGACACGCGTTGAGAAGTTAGCAGGTAAATATAAGTTGTACGAATAA